From the genome of bacterium:
GGTAATTGGTAACTGGTAACTGGTAATTGGTAACTGGTAATTGGTAACTGGTAACTGGTAATTGGTAACTGGTAATTGGTAACTGGTAATTGGTTACCAGTTACCAATTTTTAATTTCGTGAAGTCCTATTCAAAATTAGTAACCGTTCAGAATATAGCCACAGAGAACACAGAGGGAATATATAATCACGAATGAATCCCGTTAGATGTTCTACTATCTAACGAGGTGAACCCGAATCTCCCTGAACAACAAAAAGATTTGTAGTGCGAGGTTTTAGCCTCGCTTCTGGCAAACCAGAAGGCGAACCTAAAGGTTTGCACTACATTTATGATGGGATATCACAGGTTAATTCGTGTCCTTATGTGACTAATTTCCTTAATTCTCTGTGAACTCTGTGCCTCGGTGGCTGAACGCTTACCAAAATTAAGTTATTGGTTTTCTCTCTGGCACACCTACTCTTCGGGGATACTCTACAGGTGTTGGTTTTATCTTTTCTATAATGACTAAATTCCTCTCTTGATGAACAATGGGCAAGGTTATCCGTTTTTGTTCTTTAATCCTTCCCCCTAAAATATCTATCGCCTTTTGTGCAGAGATTAATTCATCTTGTAGAAAACTTCCTTTCTGAGAGATGAATAGCCCTCCTATTTTTAAAAAAGGCACTGTATATTCTACTAATGTATTTAATTTAGCAACTGCTCTTGATACCACTAAATCATATCTTTGGCGATATTCTTCTTTATTCCCAATTTCTTCGGCTCTACCCAGTAAAATCTCGAATTTTATCCCCAGGTGATTTTTAAGTTGATAAAGGAATTCGACATATTTTCCCTTTGAATCTAATAAAATCAAATTGACTTGCGGGTAACAAATCTTTAAAGGTATCCCTGGGAATCCTGCTCCAGTTCCTACATCGATTATCTTCATCTCATTAATCGGACAAAATCCCAGCGCGCAAGTTAATGAATCAAGAAAATGATTCACAATAATACCATCAGAAGTCTTAATTCCTGTAATATTAACCTTCTGATTATAGTCTTTAATTATCTTTAAATAAATAGAGAACAATTTTAGTTGAGCATCATTTAAAGCAATTCCTAACTCCTTTGTTCCCTGTTTGAATAACTCTTCTAACTGATACATTAATGCTTCTATTATTCTACATTCCATTCCTTTAGTGGTATATCCGTCGAATTCCGGTGGTGTCTTAATCTAGCATAAAGGTTGAAATAGTGTAAGAAAAGGAGATATGGGGATTATGGAGATAAGGAGATAAATTCATTCTAAAATTTTGGAAATTACAATGAATAATCTCCATATCTCCCTTTATCTCCTTATCCCCTTTTTTACACCAAATCTGCACAGATTTCACTATTAGAGTTATTTTCAGACACCACCCGAATTCCCAATTTATAAATACCCACCTTTACCCCTTTTAGGAGAGAGGCTGACGGTTAATAAAAAGATAAGTCCAGCAATAATAACCATCACTGCACCTGTTGGCACGGTTAATCCTTTGTTTAGATTGAGATAATATGAAAGCCAGATACCCAGAAATGATGAGGTAACACCAAATATAGCCGATAAAATAACGGCTTTGCGAATATTATAGGTCAGCTGACAGGCAGAGGCCGCCGGGATAATAATCATTGCCACAACTAATAACTCCCCAACTGCCTTTAAAGAAGAAACAATTGTGCCGGCGACTAAACAAAGGAGAAAATAGAACAGGAAAGTAGCCGGAAGACCAGAGGCATCAGCTAAATCCTGATTATAAGTAATAAAATAAAATTCTTTAAAAAATAGGAAAATAACAAGAATGACAATTATCGTCGTGACGATAAGTAGTTGAATTTCAAAAGCAGATGGAAGAATAAGCGTGCCAAAAATATAATGGCGTAATTCTTCTGCTTGCTCAGGTAAAACACCCATCAAAAAAAAGCCAATTGCCATAGTAAAAGCAAAGAAAATACCGATGGAGGCATCTAATTTTAGTTCTGCTCGTTTGCTAATATGTCCAATGAGTAATGCCGTGCAAAGACTGATGATAAGTGCCAGTGCAATTGGGCTGATGTTCAGAATGAATCCAAGGGCAACACCCGCAAAAGCCGCATTGGCAATCCCTACTCCCATAAAAGAAAGCCCTCGCAAAATAACAAATACCCCAACCAGAGAACAGCTTAATCCTACTAACACCGCAATCAGTAAAGATTTTTGCACAAAACTATATTTTAGAAATCCATATAGTTCAAATCCAGACAGGTCCATATTACTCTCCCCCTTCGTTCACTAAAAAGAAATAGTGATTATTATGAGAAAATATTGTTACTTTTACTTTATATAAATCACCTAAAACCTGTTCATTTAAGATTTCCTTAGGCGTCCCAATTTTATAGATAGACTGATTCAAACAAATTATCCTATTCAGCGATTTACTTAAAAGATTGATTTCATGGGCAACATAAAAGGTAGTTATTTGTTGAGTTTGATGGATTTCGTTTATTAAGTTAATAATAACATTTTGAGTGCCAATATCGATGTTTGCAGTAGGCTCATCTAAAAGAAGCATTTCAGGT
Proteins encoded in this window:
- a CDS encoding metal ABC transporter permease, which gives rise to MDLSGFELYGFLKYSFVQKSLLIAVLVGLSCSLVGVFVILRGLSFMGVGIANAAFAGVALGFILNISPIALALIISLCTALLIGHISKRAELKLDASIGIFFAFTMAIGFFLMGVLPEQAEELRHYIFGTLILPSAFEIQLLIVTTIIVILVIFLFFKEFYFITYNQDLADASGLPATFLFYFLLCLVAGTIVSSLKAVGELLVVAMIIIPAASACQLTYNIRKAVILSAIFGVTSSFLGIWLSYYLNLNKGLTVPTGAVMVIIAGLIFLLTVSLSPKRGKGGYL
- the rsmG gene encoding 16S rRNA (guanine(527)-N(7))-methyltransferase RsmG, whose translation is MECRIIEALMYQLEELFKQGTKELGIALNDAQLKLFSIYLKIIKDYNQKVNITGIKTSDGIIVNHFLDSLTCALGFCPINEMKIIDVGTGAGFPGIPLKICYPQVNLILLDSKGKYVEFLYQLKNHLGIKFEILLGRAEEIGNKEEYRQRYDLVVSRAVAKLNTLVEYTVPFLKIGGLFISQKGSFLQDELISAQKAIDILGGRIKEQKRITLPIVHQERNLVIIEKIKPTPVEYPRRVGVPERKPIT